One window of the Caballeronia sp. TF1N1 genome contains the following:
- a CDS encoding helix-turn-helix domain-containing protein, whose amino-acid sequence MSLIAISFVITDYVSSRGRRKRYFSLPHNQPGRMARVVQELREEREKREITLQQLGATCGVSRTGIGLIEKGNRSPSLLSLIRIADGLIISLPDLISASLETSRPSKS is encoded by the coding sequence ATGTCGCTCATCGCAATATCCTTTGTTATCACGGACTATGTTTCAAGCAGAGGACGCCGTAAACGATATTTTTCTCTTCCTCACAATCAGCCAGGAAGGATGGCCCGCGTCGTTCAGGAGCTGCGGGAGGAACGCGAAAAGCGGGAAATCACGTTGCAGCAGCTCGGCGCGACCTGTGGAGTTAGTCGTACAGGTATCGGCTTGATCGAAAAAGGCAATCGCTCGCCTTCACTGCTAAGTCTGATCCGCATTGCAGACGGATTGATTATCAGCCTTCCTGATTTAATCAGTGCAAGCCTTGAAACGTCCAGGCCATCGAAGTCTTAA
- a CDS encoding DnaB-like helicase C-terminal domain-containing protein yields the protein MSDMGLSTPEIFNIEIERAVLCALLQSPDQILEISDFLDPDHFASRQAAEIYRALVAEMSAKGFASATTILPALDPQAFVDESPKEVLVDLLSGFGLPSQTRHYAEQIRDLWRRRQIVAAAREIIGDAQVIDAERSAADCIEDAEARLYEIVQGQQAESGYVPIREGIRKALERSAAAFEGIETGIKTGIHALDAKIGGLEPGNLYILGGRASMGKTALAITIGINVAKAGKTVLMNSLEMDDEGLTRRPLARETGITAKQQIQRPSADDVKHLIQAGQELQNLSFAIDETPALTVHQIRTRFRRHQRKHGADFLIVDHLALIKSDSKSQNRTYQLEEITGTLKAIAKEFKVPVLLLAQVNRGVENREDKRPTLADLKDSGAIEQDADVVMFVYRHFYYLERDEPRRQAGEKNDAFYGRQHDWSTQLDAEKDKAEVIIAKSRNDETGTIRLGFDGRRQWFYDLTEGQR from the coding sequence ATGAGCGACATGGGTTTAAGCACGCCCGAAATATTTAATATCGAGATTGAACGAGCTGTTTTATGCGCTCTTCTCCAATCGCCCGATCAGATTTTGGAGATTTCAGATTTTCTCGATCCTGACCACTTTGCAAGCCGTCAGGCAGCAGAAATCTACCGTGCGTTGGTCGCGGAAATGAGCGCAAAGGGATTCGCGTCAGCAACGACAATTCTGCCCGCTCTCGATCCTCAAGCCTTCGTCGACGAATCGCCAAAGGAAGTGTTGGTTGACCTCCTCTCTGGCTTTGGCCTGCCAAGTCAGACGCGGCATTACGCCGAGCAGATCCGTGATCTATGGCGTCGCCGGCAGATTGTTGCGGCCGCACGGGAAATCATCGGAGACGCTCAAGTAATTGACGCCGAGCGATCGGCGGCCGACTGCATCGAAGACGCGGAAGCCCGGCTGTACGAGATTGTGCAGGGCCAGCAGGCGGAAAGCGGCTATGTTCCGATCCGAGAGGGCATCCGCAAGGCCCTTGAGCGCAGCGCCGCCGCTTTCGAAGGCATAGAGACAGGAATCAAGACGGGCATCCACGCGCTCGACGCCAAGATCGGCGGGCTCGAGCCTGGCAACCTTTACATCTTGGGCGGTCGGGCCTCCATGGGTAAGACCGCACTTGCGATCACGATCGGGATAAACGTGGCAAAGGCCGGGAAAACCGTCCTCATGAATTCGCTCGAGATGGACGATGAAGGGCTGACGCGACGCCCGCTTGCCCGCGAAACCGGAATTACCGCAAAGCAGCAGATTCAGAGACCCTCGGCCGATGACGTGAAGCACCTGATCCAGGCGGGCCAGGAACTTCAGAACCTGTCCTTCGCGATCGACGAGACCCCTGCCCTCACGGTTCATCAGATCCGCACCCGATTCAGGCGGCATCAGCGGAAACACGGCGCCGATTTCCTGATCGTCGACCACCTCGCCCTGATCAAGTCCGACAGCAAAAGCCAGAACCGCACATATCAGCTGGAAGAGATCACGGGCACCTTGAAGGCGATAGCCAAGGAATTCAAAGTCCCGGTTTTGTTGCTGGCCCAGGTGAACCGCGGCGTTGAAAACCGCGAGGACAAACGGCCAACTTTGGCCGACCTGAAAGACAGCGGCGCAATCGAACAGGATGCCGATGTCGTGATGTTCGTCTATCGCCATTTTTACTATCTCGAACGCGACGAGCCGCGTCGGCAGGCCGGCGAGAAGAACGACGCATTCTATGGCCGTCAGCATGACTGGTCGACGCAGCTCGATGCCGAAAAAGACAAGGCGGAAGTCATCATCGCTAAGTCCCGCAACGACGAGACGGGAACGATCCGCCTCGGCTTTGACGGCCGCCGCCAGTGGTTCTACGACCTGACAGAAGGACAGCGGTAG
- a CDS encoding ParB/RepB/Spo0J family partition protein, whose product MSAQYETREIALNKLVLWEGNVRKTGADSGIEELAASIKAHGLLNPLTIQSGAKGTFVVIAGGRRLAALKMLAKMGDIEKTAAIPCRMPMDNVDSAELSLAENVVRVAMHPADQFETWRDLVDNGQTVPQIAARFGVSETVVRKRLSLGKVSPVILEAYRQGETDLEALQAFTVTDDRDVQESVWAGLSGWQKSDARTIRQMLTQGDVPTHDRRVRFVGLDAYEAAGGSVKRDLFAAEGGGYCTDVPLLDRLFHEKLQSMADTIRAEGWKWAEGRVSFGWEDRQAFEQADPEARDEALENELEELESICADLAYSSGDGDLERYNAAEQRIAEIEEMPEIWSDAVKASSGVIITVDHQGEAVMEFGLIRAEDAPAFEEIDTEAPVETPKGPASLPASLIEDLTAHKTAALRIELARSPDVALAAVVHAIALSAFYADRVKGLKTVMVVRSLERSLKGYETVAAVVALEAERERIGELLPGNASDLWEWCLSASRDDLMDVLAVAAAYGVDTVVTKTEQNRSGVAFGAALAKALDLNMANWYSPSADGYFGRISKTMILSDLEAARGAPGAPGWEKLKKTELAILAEREVSETDWLPELLR is encoded by the coding sequence ATGAGCGCCCAATACGAAACGAGAGAAATCGCCCTCAACAAACTGGTTTTGTGGGAGGGTAACGTACGTAAAACAGGCGCGGATTCAGGGATCGAAGAGCTGGCAGCGTCGATCAAGGCGCACGGGCTTTTGAACCCGCTCACCATCCAAAGCGGGGCCAAGGGCACGTTTGTCGTCATTGCAGGCGGCAGACGGCTTGCGGCGTTGAAGATGCTGGCGAAGATGGGAGACATTGAAAAGACGGCGGCTATTCCATGCCGTATGCCCATGGACAATGTTGATTCTGCTGAATTGTCTTTGGCGGAGAACGTGGTGCGCGTAGCGATGCATCCGGCCGACCAGTTCGAAACATGGCGTGATCTGGTGGACAACGGTCAGACTGTGCCGCAAATCGCAGCGCGTTTTGGCGTCTCGGAAACGGTTGTCAGAAAACGGCTTTCCCTTGGGAAGGTCTCGCCCGTCATTCTTGAAGCGTACCGGCAAGGGGAGACGGATTTAGAGGCCTTGCAGGCTTTTACCGTCACCGATGATCGTGATGTGCAGGAAAGCGTCTGGGCGGGTCTGTCCGGCTGGCAGAAGAGCGATGCGCGGACGATCCGGCAGATGCTGACGCAAGGCGACGTCCCGACACACGATAGGCGTGTGCGGTTCGTCGGGCTGGACGCTTATGAAGCGGCAGGCGGAAGCGTGAAACGTGATCTGTTCGCGGCAGAAGGCGGCGGATACTGCACAGACGTCCCCCTGCTCGACCGATTGTTCCACGAGAAACTGCAGTCCATGGCCGATACGATTAGAGCTGAAGGCTGGAAATGGGCAGAAGGCCGGGTTTCCTTCGGTTGGGAAGACCGTCAGGCGTTTGAGCAGGCTGACCCGGAAGCTCGCGACGAAGCACTGGAAAATGAGCTGGAGGAGCTGGAATCCATCTGCGCCGATCTTGCCTATTCCTCCGGCGATGGGGACCTTGAGCGGTACAACGCGGCGGAACAGCGCATTGCAGAAATCGAGGAGATGCCTGAAATCTGGAGTGACGCAGTGAAAGCATCGTCCGGCGTCATCATCACGGTCGATCATCAGGGTGAAGCCGTCATGGAGTTTGGCCTCATCCGGGCAGAGGACGCGCCCGCGTTCGAAGAGATCGATACAGAAGCGCCGGTTGAGACACCAAAAGGACCAGCCTCCCTACCCGCCTCACTGATCGAGGATCTTACGGCGCACAAAACGGCAGCCTTGCGGATTGAGCTCGCTCGATCCCCGGACGTGGCTTTGGCGGCTGTCGTTCACGCCATCGCCCTATCGGCGTTCTATGCCGACCGGGTCAAGGGTCTTAAGACCGTGATGGTCGTCCGCAGCCTTGAGCGCTCGTTGAAAGGCTATGAGACGGTCGCCGCCGTTGTTGCCCTCGAAGCCGAGCGCGAACGCATCGGCGAGCTTCTGCCGGGCAACGCTTCCGACCTGTGGGAATGGTGCCTGTCCGCGTCCCGGGATGACCTGATGGACGTTCTGGCCGTTGCTGCCGCTTACGGCGTCGATACGGTCGTAACGAAAACCGAGCAGAACCGGAGCGGCGTTGCCTTTGGCGCAGCCTTGGCGAAAGCGCTCGATCTCAACATGGCGAACTGGTACAGCCCAAGCGCAGACGGATATTTCGGGAGAATCAGCAAGACCATGATCCTGTCCGATCTCGAAGCTGCCCGTGGCGCTCCTGGTGCACCGGGATGGGAGAAACTGAAAAAGACCGAACTTGCCATCCTCGCGGAACGTGAAGTTTCCGAAACGGATTGGCTCCCTGAATTGCTGCGGTGA
- a CDS encoding DUF3606 domain-containing protein — MSDDKNNRGPADRSRINVHEDYELRYWSDKFGCTHDQLKAAVKAVGVMAVDVEAYLKKKK; from the coding sequence ATGTCTGATGATAAAAACAACCGCGGACCGGCCGACCGGAGTCGCATCAACGTCCATGAAGATTACGAACTGCGTTACTGGAGCGACAAGTTCGGCTGCACCCACGACCAGCTGAAGGCCGCTGTTAAGGCCGTCGGCGTTATGGCGGTTGATGTCGAAGCCTATTTGAAGAAGAAAAAGTAA
- a CDS encoding LexA family transcriptional regulator, producing the protein MSARDRLTFLPVHSGTRLAVPFVASRAACGFPSPADDYLDRPLDFNELLISNPAATFAVRIAGESMTGAGLFPGDIAVVDRSLTPFNGCVVLALIDGEFTIKRYRLKAGSVTLQPENKAFRDLVIAEETAFEVWGVVKNAIRML; encoded by the coding sequence ATGAGCGCGCGCGACCGGCTGACTTTCCTGCCCGTGCATTCTGGGACCCGGCTGGCTGTCCCGTTTGTCGCGTCGCGAGCCGCTTGCGGCTTTCCCAGCCCGGCGGACGATTATCTCGACCGCCCGCTCGATTTCAACGAGCTGCTGATCTCAAATCCCGCCGCGACCTTCGCTGTGCGGATCGCGGGCGAAAGCATGACGGGCGCAGGCCTGTTTCCCGGCGATATCGCGGTCGTCGACCGCTCCCTGACGCCCTTCAATGGCTGTGTCGTGCTTGCACTTATTGACGGCGAGTTCACGATCAAACGCTATCGGCTGAAAGCCGGGAGCGTCACGCTCCAACCAGAAAACAAGGCTTTCCGCGACCTGGTTATCGCCGAAGAGACCGCTTTCGAGGTATGGGGTGTCGTCAAAAACGCCATCCGCATGCTTTAA
- a CDS encoding Y-family DNA polymerase codes for MPDPVALVDCNNFYASCERLFQPALRGRPVVVLSNNDGCVVARSNEAKALGIEMGEPWHICRARVDTQGVIVRSSNYTLYGDISARVMRVLEGFTPELEIYSIDEAFLGLAGFENRLDAHARALRATVLQWTGIPVSVGIAPTKTLAKLANRAAKKAPESGGVMALLTAADQEAALAKVELTDLWGVATRMAERLHAIGIRTPLDLRSADAKFVRMHTSVVMERMVLELQGVPCISLEEAPPDRKMILASRSFGQRVSHRRELDEAVTSFTARAAEKLRRQDLACGRVVVFIHTDRYRPQDRQYAAERAITLPVATADTGKLNRAALQVLDTLFRPGHAYKKAGVMLQNLVPARTVQASLFDAPDDPKTIARMQALDRLNARFGRGTVTFATMGHQPAWALRKDFISPRYTTSWKELLCV; via the coding sequence GTGCCGGACCCTGTTGCCCTTGTCGATTGCAATAACTTCTACGCCAGCTGCGAGCGGCTGTTCCAGCCCGCGTTGCGCGGACGTCCGGTCGTCGTGCTTTCGAACAATGACGGTTGCGTAGTCGCCCGCTCGAACGAAGCCAAGGCGCTCGGAATCGAGATGGGCGAGCCATGGCATATCTGCCGCGCCCGCGTTGACACGCAAGGCGTGATCGTCCGTTCCAGCAATTACACGCTCTACGGCGACATCAGCGCCCGCGTGATGCGCGTGCTGGAGGGTTTCACGCCCGAGCTTGAGATTTATTCGATCGACGAGGCCTTTCTTGGCCTCGCTGGCTTCGAAAATCGACTCGACGCGCACGCCCGGGCGCTGCGCGCGACCGTGCTGCAATGGACCGGCATCCCGGTGTCCGTCGGCATTGCCCCGACCAAGACCCTCGCCAAACTCGCCAACCGCGCCGCGAAGAAGGCGCCGGAGAGCGGCGGCGTCATGGCGTTGCTGACGGCTGCCGATCAGGAGGCCGCGCTTGCGAAGGTCGAGCTGACGGACCTCTGGGGCGTTGCGACCCGCATGGCGGAGCGACTGCACGCCATCGGCATCCGGACCCCGCTTGATCTCCGCAGCGCCGACGCCAAGTTTGTGCGCATGCACACGAGCGTCGTCATGGAGCGCATGGTTCTGGAGCTTCAGGGCGTCCCCTGCATCAGCCTTGAGGAGGCACCGCCTGATCGCAAGATGATCCTGGCATCGCGGTCCTTTGGCCAACGCGTCTCGCACCGGCGAGAGCTGGACGAGGCGGTGACAAGCTTCACGGCGCGGGCCGCCGAGAAGCTGCGCCGCCAGGATCTAGCCTGCGGCCGTGTGGTCGTCTTCATTCACACGGACCGTTACCGGCCGCAAGACCGGCAATATGCCGCCGAACGGGCGATTACCCTGCCCGTCGCGACGGCCGACACTGGAAAGCTGAACCGGGCTGCGCTTCAGGTGCTCGATACGCTTTTCCGGCCCGGCCACGCCTACAAGAAGGCGGGCGTCATGCTGCAGAACCTGGTTCCCGCCCGGACGGTTCAGGCCAGCCTGTTCGACGCACCTGACGATCCGAAGACAATCGCGCGGATGCAGGCGCTCGATAGACTCAATGCCCGCTTTGGCCGGGGGACCGTAACCTTCGCCACCATGGGCCATCAGCCCGCCTGGGCGTTGCGGAAGGATTTCATCAGCCCGCGCTACACAACGTCCTGGAAGGAATTGCTGTGCGTCTAG
- a CDS encoding DNA ligase, with protein MLPPIDAADLMLATLTRTPFSRAGWIFEIKYDGYRVLIRKSGAAVELISRNGNPLNHSFPDVADAVAAVPGSFIWDAELTVYEENGRPSFERLQGCARMRIQRNVQAAARENPARLYIFDLLAAGQSDLRKLPLGERKRALRDSFDDTRVLVCPKGIVANGEWVFEQASLLDLEGMIAKRLDSPYQSGRSRDWLKIKNAAYSRPAALGWGSSA; from the coding sequence ATGCTGCCGCCGATTGACGCTGCGGACCTGATGCTCGCGACGCTGACGCGGACGCCGTTCTCCCGCGCGGGCTGGATTTTCGAGATCAAATACGACGGCTACCGCGTCCTGATCCGAAAGAGCGGAGCTGCGGTCGAGCTGATTTCGCGCAACGGCAACCCGCTTAATCACTCTTTCCCGGACGTGGCCGACGCAGTGGCGGCCGTGCCTGGAAGTTTCATATGGGACGCCGAACTCACGGTCTATGAGGAGAATGGACGCCCGTCCTTCGAGCGGCTGCAGGGCTGCGCCCGGATGCGCATACAGAGGAATGTCCAAGCGGCCGCGCGCGAAAATCCGGCCCGGCTTTACATCTTCGATCTCCTTGCCGCAGGTCAAAGCGACCTTCGCAAGCTGCCGCTCGGGGAGCGAAAGCGCGCACTGCGCGATAGTTTTGACGACACGCGCGTGTTGGTCTGCCCGAAGGGCATTGTCGCAAACGGGGAATGGGTGTTCGAGCAAGCGAGCCTTCTAGACCTGGAAGGGATGATCGCGAAGCGCCTCGATTCTCCTTACCAGAGCGGCCGGTCACGGGACTGGCTGAAAATCAAGAATGCCGCCTACAGCCGCCCTGCCGCGCTTGGCTGGGGCAGCTCTGCCTAG
- a CDS encoding aldo/keto reductase, with product MKQRSLGGLQVSELGAGCMTFAGNYNAPVSKDEAVKTIRTAFEHGITFFDTAEVYGPYVSEEFVGEAVAPFRDKVQIATKFGFAIDGTIALNSRPEHIRKVVEESLQRLRTDHIDLYYQHRVDPAVPIEDVAGAIKDLISQGKVLHFGLSEASVKTIRRAHAVQPVAAVQTEYSLWTRNVELNGVLATCNELGIGFVPWSPVGQGFLAGAFDTNTKFDEKNDFRAGFPRFSKEFMKLNMPIVDWLKEYAATKGATPSQVSLAWLLAKGPNIVPIPGTRTERHLLENLGAQRLQFTAADVQEIDTKLSKFPVFGDRMGKDHMSQIDYSV from the coding sequence ATGAAACAGCGCTCATTAGGCGGATTGCAGGTCTCCGAACTCGGTGCCGGCTGTATGACATTCGCAGGTAACTACAATGCCCCGGTCTCGAAAGACGAAGCCGTAAAGACCATACGAACTGCTTTCGAGCATGGCATCACGTTCTTCGACACAGCCGAGGTCTACGGGCCGTATGTGAGTGAGGAGTTTGTCGGCGAAGCGGTTGCGCCATTCCGGGACAAGGTGCAGATCGCCACCAAATTCGGCTTTGCAATTGACGGAACGATTGCGCTGAACAGCCGGCCGGAGCATATCCGCAAAGTGGTCGAGGAATCGTTGCAACGCCTGCGAACCGATCACATCGATCTGTACTACCAGCACCGCGTCGATCCGGCCGTCCCGATCGAGGATGTCGCCGGCGCGATCAAGGATCTGATCAGCCAAGGGAAGGTGCTGCATTTCGGACTTTCCGAGGCGAGCGTAAAGACCATCCGTCGCGCCCATGCCGTGCAACCTGTCGCCGCGGTTCAGACGGAATACTCGCTATGGACCCGCAATGTCGAACTGAACGGGGTGCTGGCGACATGTAACGAGCTGGGTATCGGCTTCGTGCCGTGGTCACCGGTGGGGCAGGGGTTCCTGGCAGGCGCCTTCGACACGAACACTAAGTTCGACGAGAAAAATGACTTTCGGGCCGGGTTCCCTCGTTTTTCGAAGGAATTCATGAAGTTGAACATGCCAATCGTCGATTGGCTCAAGGAGTACGCAGCAACCAAAGGGGCGACGCCATCGCAGGTATCGCTGGCGTGGCTGCTGGCGAAAGGCCCCAATATCGTTCCGATTCCGGGGACGCGCACGGAAAGGCATCTGCTCGAAAACCTTGGCGCCCAACGCCTCCAATTCACAGCCGCCGACGTTCAGGAGATTGACACCAAGCTCTCGAAATTTCCTGTCTTCGGCGACAGAATGGGCAAAGACCATATGAGCCAGATCGACTACTCGGTTTGA
- a CDS encoding LysR family transcriptional regulator: protein MNMKESLDDLAAFISVATNKSFTRAAAQLGISQPALSAKMTALEERLGVRLLMRTTRSVSTTEAGERLLRSVSPHFEGIAYGLAELNAVRDRPGGSLRITSVEHASRKILVPALARLLPKYPDISVEVINDYSLADIVAERFDAGIRLGVQVAQDMVAMRIGPDFEQWVVGAPAYLERYGTPLTPNDLREHRCISLRLPTSGGVWSWPFVKNGHEIKVRPGSELSFNTITLQLDSAVAGLGLAYLPEDVVSDDIATGKLVRVLADWSMRMSGYHLYYPSRRQPSPAFTVFANALRYKPTAVSEDG, encoded by the coding sequence ATGAATATGAAGGAGAGCCTGGACGACCTTGCTGCATTCATTTCAGTGGCGACGAACAAGAGCTTTACGCGAGCGGCGGCACAGTTAGGGATCTCGCAGCCAGCATTAAGCGCGAAAATGACGGCTCTCGAAGAGAGATTGGGAGTCCGGCTTCTAATGCGCACGACCCGCAGCGTCTCCACGACCGAGGCAGGCGAACGGCTGCTCCGATCGGTTTCCCCTCACTTCGAGGGGATTGCTTATGGCCTCGCCGAGCTGAACGCGGTGCGGGACAGGCCAGGCGGCAGCCTGCGGATAACATCCGTCGAGCACGCTTCCCGGAAGATATTGGTGCCAGCCCTGGCCAGGCTGTTGCCCAAATATCCCGATATCAGCGTAGAGGTCATCAATGATTACAGCCTGGCCGACATCGTGGCGGAGCGCTTTGACGCGGGCATTCGCCTTGGCGTGCAGGTAGCGCAAGACATGGTGGCCATGCGGATCGGCCCCGACTTCGAACAATGGGTCGTCGGCGCACCCGCCTATCTCGAACGGTATGGCACACCGTTAACCCCGAACGACCTGAGAGAGCATCGCTGCATTTCCCTGCGCCTGCCGACGTCCGGCGGCGTCTGGTCCTGGCCCTTTGTCAAGAACGGGCATGAGATCAAAGTACGGCCTGGAAGCGAGCTTTCGTTCAATACGATCACTCTTCAACTAGACAGCGCCGTCGCCGGGCTGGGCCTTGCATACCTGCCGGAAGACGTTGTAAGCGATGACATCGCGACTGGAAAACTTGTGCGCGTATTGGCGGACTGGTCGATGCGGATGTCCGGTTACCACCTCTATTATCCAAGCCGTCGTCAGCCCAGCCCTGCTTTTACCGTTTTCGCTAATGCGTTGAGATACAAACCAACGGCGGTCTCGGAGGACGGTTAG